Proteins encoded within one genomic window of Diorhabda sublineata isolate icDioSubl1.1 unplaced genomic scaffold, icDioSubl1.1 Dsub_182, whole genome shotgun sequence:
- the LOC130452116 gene encoding uncharacterized protein LOC130452116, with amino-acid sequence MCKHRTTSYYITQVLTGHGSFGTFTKRIRRTEDDTCKTCGQRDDPAHVLYECARWGEERTRLKEQLGCDLPTATEIIGKMLEDKATWNAVTTYMTVVMNRKEIEDRNSQG; translated from the coding sequence ATGTGCAAACACAGAACCACTTCTTACTACATCACGCAGGTTCTGACGGGGCATGGTTCGTTCGGAACCTTCACTAAAAGAATCCGTAGAACCGAGGATGACACATGTAAAACATGTGGGCAAAGGGACGACCCGGCCCATGTCCTCTACGAATGTGCGAGATGGGGTGAGGAGAGGACCAGACTGAAAGAACAATTAGGATGTGACTTGCCTACGGCAACCGAGATCATTGGGAAAATGTTGGAGGACAAAGCCACCTGGAACGCGGTAACGACGTACATGACCGTAGTAATGAACAGAAAGGAAATTGAGGATAGAAACTCTCAGGGATAG